In Thioclava sp. GXIMD2076, one DNA window encodes the following:
- the pssA gene encoding CDP-diacylglycerol--serine O-phosphatidyltransferase, whose translation MAEREDRLPFLQLIPNLVTISGMCLGLTSIRFTMTGKFETAVVLIVLAAVIDGMDGLLARRLRATSEFGAELDSLSDFLCFGVAPALLVYQFALGETNSLGWVFVLAFAGAGCLRLARFNVMRSEPESMRHFTGVPAPAGAGLCLMPVFLTLSGIADARQMPVAVAIWVGIVGLLMISRIKTISPKAIRIPKGLTIFLFMAMVVMMGMIFTRFWLLTVICGCIYIVLLVPPIFRAKGRLF comes from the coding sequence ATGGCCGAGCGCGAAGACAGGCTACCATTCCTGCAGTTGATCCCCAATCTGGTCACAATCTCGGGCATGTGCCTTGGGCTGACCTCGATCCGGTTCACAATGACGGGCAAATTCGAGACGGCGGTAGTCCTGATCGTGCTGGCGGCGGTGATCGATGGCATGGACGGGCTGCTGGCCCGCCGTTTACGGGCAACCTCCGAATTCGGGGCCGAGCTGGACAGCCTGTCCGATTTTCTCTGCTTCGGGGTCGCGCCGGCGCTGCTGGTCTATCAGTTTGCGCTAGGCGAGACCAATTCTCTCGGTTGGGTCTTTGTGCTGGCCTTCGCGGGGGCAGGGTGCCTGCGCCTCGCGCGCTTCAACGTGATGCGCTCCGAGCCGGAATCGATGCGCCATTTCACCGGAGTTCCCGCTCCGGCTGGTGCGGGGCTCTGCCTCATGCCGGTTTTCCTGACACTTTCGGGGATCGCCGATGCGCGCCAGATGCCGGTGGCGGTCGCGATCTGGGTCGGGATCGTGGGGCTTCTGATGATCTCGCGGATCAAGACGATCTCGCCCAAGGCCATCCGTATCCCGAAAGGGCTCACCATCTTCCTCTTTATGGCGATGGTCGTGATGATGGGGATGATTTTCACCCGTTTCTGGCTACTGACGGTTATCTGTGGCTGTATCTATATAGTGCTGCTTGTGCCGCCGATATTCCGGGCAAAGGGGCGTCTCTTCTGA
- a CDS encoding phosphatidylserine decarboxylase, whose amino-acid sequence MSVSMLSTFIKPMHREGRKFVAIFAAVTVVLFLICEPLGWIGVGLTVWCYYFFRDPERVTPLRDGLMVSPADGIVSLLEPAVPPVELGLGDQPLTRISVFMSVFNCHVNRLPYEGKITRVAYHPGKFLNASLDKASSENERNGLAVQMQDGRSYGVVQIAGLVARRILCEAKEGQSLLTGERFGLIRFGSRLDIYLPEGVSPQVVIGQTMIAGETVLADLTSTEEPRLGGQR is encoded by the coding sequence ATGTCCGTCTCAATGCTTTCTACCTTCATTAAGCCGATGCACCGCGAGGGGCGCAAGTTCGTCGCGATCTTCGCCGCTGTGACGGTGGTCTTGTTCCTGATCTGCGAGCCTCTGGGCTGGATCGGTGTCGGCCTCACCGTGTGGTGCTACTATTTCTTCCGCGACCCCGAGCGGGTCACGCCGCTGCGTGACGGCCTGATGGTTTCGCCCGCCGACGGGATCGTCTCTCTGCTGGAGCCCGCAGTGCCGCCGGTCGAACTGGGGCTGGGGGATCAGCCGCTGACCCGCATCTCGGTTTTCATGAGCGTGTTCAACTGCCATGTGAACCGTCTTCCCTATGAGGGCAAGATCACCCGCGTCGCCTACCATCCGGGCAAGTTCCTGAATGCGTCGCTCGACAAGGCAAGCTCCGAGAACGAGCGCAACGGTCTGGCGGTGCAGATGCAGGACGGACGGTCCTATGGTGTGGTGCAGATCGCGGGTCTCGTGGCGCGCCGCATCCTGTGCGAGGCCAAGGAGGGGCAGAGCCTGCTGACCGGCGAGCGTTTCGGTCTGATCCGCTTCGGCTCGCGCCTCGATATCTATCTGCCCGAAGGCGTCTCGCCGCAGGTTGTGATCGGTCAGACGATGATTGCGGGGGAAACCGTGCTAGCTGATCTCACATCGACAGAAGAGCCGCGACTGGGCGGCCAGCGTTAA
- a CDS encoding methyltransferase domain-containing protein — protein MADRRADYAESYLPDDPQAAAELYEQALERAPGWVAGWFRLGEIRADAGLPQAQQAFEQVLELDPADTLGASLKLDLLMPRSLSNAMPVAFVEALFDQYAAGFEESLVEKLEYRAPELIAAGLAGTYSRGLDLGCGTGLMGLALADRVEWLEGWDISSEMLREAEAKGCYQVLEKRDLGTLAPVRDAWDLVTAADVFAYLGALEQIIGWCSGAIREDGRLAFTVECHDGAEAYLLRPSRRYAHSEAHLAELLELAGFDAVIEKDWLRLDRGMPIEGLVVQARRRAKAAERYVTEEDRPALA, from the coding sequence TTGGCAGATCGCCGTGCCGATTATGCCGAATCCTATCTTCCCGATGATCCTCAAGCGGCAGCCGAGCTTTACGAGCAGGCGCTTGAGCGAGCGCCCGGCTGGGTGGCGGGATGGTTCCGGTTGGGCGAGATCCGTGCCGATGCGGGGCTGCCACAGGCGCAGCAGGCATTCGAGCAGGTTCTGGAACTCGATCCGGCGGATACGCTTGGCGCCAGTCTGAAGCTCGACCTGCTGATGCCACGCTCGCTCTCCAACGCGATGCCGGTCGCTTTTGTCGAGGCACTGTTCGACCAATATGCGGCGGGTTTCGAGGAATCGCTTGTCGAGAAGCTCGAATACCGCGCGCCGGAGCTGATCGCGGCAGGTCTTGCGGGTACTTACAGCCGTGGGCTCGATCTGGGCTGCGGCACGGGGCTTATGGGGCTGGCGCTTGCGGATCGTGTCGAGTGGCTGGAAGGCTGGGATATCTCGTCAGAGATGCTGCGCGAGGCCGAGGCCAAAGGGTGCTATCAGGTGCTTGAAAAGCGCGATCTGGGGACACTCGCGCCGGTGCGGGATGCGTGGGATCTGGTCACGGCAGCCGATGTCTTTGCCTATCTTGGCGCGCTCGAGCAGATCATCGGTTGGTGTTCGGGGGCGATTCGCGAGGATGGGCGGCTGGCGTTTACCGTCGAGTGCCATGATGGCGCCGAAGCCTATCTGCTGCGCCCATCGCGCCGCTATGCTCATTCCGAGGCGCATCTGGCAGAGCTGTTGGAACTTGCGGGATTTGATGCGGTGATCGAAAAGGACTGGCTGCGTCTTGATCGCGGCATGCCGATCGAGGGGCTGGTGGTGCAGGCGCGGCGCCGTGCCAAGGCCGCCGAACGCTACGTGACCGAGGAAGACCGGCCCGCGCTCGCCTGA
- a CDS encoding sulfurtransferase TusA family protein, with product MDDDTTWIDAKGLLCPLPVLRLRKVLEGLPSGAVALLEATDGASWVDVPHFCAQTGHEMIRAEERGEVLTYLVRRK from the coding sequence ATGGATGATGATACGACATGGATCGATGCCAAGGGGCTTTTGTGCCCGCTGCCGGTGCTGCGGTTGCGTAAGGTTCTCGAGGGGCTACCCTCGGGGGCCGTGGCGCTTCTGGAAGCAACCGATGGCGCCTCATGGGTGGATGTTCCACATTTCTGCGCGCAAACGGGCCATGAGATGATCCGCGCAGAGGAGAGGGGCGAGGTGCTCACCTATCTCGTGCGGCGCAAGTAA
- a CDS encoding cytochrome c biogenesis protein CcdA, which produces MLDAQLVLDAAFLPALLIAVLAGVLSFLSPCVLPIVPPYLAFMGGVSVSDMQGGQSSARGKALLAAVFFVLGLSTVFLLMGISASALGRALGPYQEWLTKGAAIVVMVFGAHFIGVFRIGFMDREARFNTGDTGGSALGAYVLGLAFAFGWTPCLGPILGAILSVAASGSDVTRGAGLLAAYAVGLGIPFLLVAAFFPKLQGVMRWMKRHMGRIEKISGLLLWTVGLMMLTGQFTDFSFWLLDTFPFLAVIG; this is translated from the coding sequence ATGTTAGATGCACAGCTTGTCCTTGATGCCGCCTTCCTCCCTGCCCTGCTTATTGCGGTGCTGGCAGGAGTTTTGTCCTTCCTCAGCCCCTGCGTGCTGCCGATCGTCCCACCTTATCTTGCCTTCATGGGCGGGGTATCGGTCTCGGATATGCAGGGCGGCCAATCGAGCGCGCGCGGCAAGGCGCTGCTGGCGGCGGTGTTCTTTGTTCTGGGATTGTCGACGGTATTCCTGCTCATGGGCATTTCGGCCTCTGCGCTCGGTCGCGCGCTTGGTCCCTACCAGGAATGGCTCACGAAAGGCGCAGCCATCGTCGTGATGGTCTTTGGCGCGCATTTTATCGGCGTATTCCGCATCGGGTTCATGGATCGCGAGGCACGTTTCAACACCGGCGATACGGGTGGCTCGGCACTGGGGGCCTATGTGCTGGGGCTTGCCTTTGCGTTCGGGTGGACCCCCTGCCTCGGCCCGATCCTCGGGGCGATCCTCAGCGTGGCAGCCTCCGGCAGCGATGTAACACGCGGGGCCGGGTTGCTGGCTGCCTATGCGGTGGGTCTGGGCATTCCCTTCCTGCTGGTCGCCGCCTTCTTTCCCAAGCTTCAGGGAGTGATGCGCTGGATGAAACGGCATATGGGCCGGATCGAGAAGATCTCGGGGCTACTTCTATGGACCGTCGGTCTGATGATGCTGACCGGCCAGTTCACCGATTTCAGCTTCTGGCTGCTCGACACCTTCCCCTTCCTCGCGGTGATCGGCTGA
- the rplM gene encoding 50S ribosomal protein L13, whose protein sequence is MNTYTAKPAEIEKKWILIDAEGVVLGRLASIVAMRLRGKHKATFTPHMDMGDNVIIINADKVQMTGKKREDKTYYWHTNHPGGIKSRTARQILEGNHPERVVIKAVERMISRNRLGRAQMSNLRVYAGAAHPHEAQSPEVLDVKSLNKKNTRS, encoded by the coding sequence ATGAACACCTATACCGCAAAACCGGCGGAGATCGAAAAGAAGTGGATCCTGATCGACGCTGAAGGCGTCGTTCTGGGCCGCCTCGCGTCGATCGTCGCAATGCGTCTGCGTGGCAAGCACAAAGCCACCTTCACGCCGCACATGGACATGGGCGACAATGTCATCATCATCAACGCCGACAAGGTGCAGATGACTGGCAAGAAGCGCGAAGACAAGACCTACTACTGGCACACCAACCACCCGGGCGGGATCAAGTCGCGCACCGCGCGCCAGATCCTCGAGGGCAACCACCCCGAGCGCGTCGTGATCAAAGCCGTCGAGCGTATGATCTCGCGTAACCGTCTGGGCCGCGCCCAGATGTCGAACCTGCGCGTCTATGCCGGTGCCGCGCACCCGCATGAAGCACAGTCGCCCGAAGTTCTCGACGTCAAGTCGCTGAACAAAAAGAACACCCGGAGCTGA
- the rpsI gene encoding 30S ribosomal protein S9, producing the protein MAEELKSLDDLKSAVSGVETAGETTVSIHREPVRDAQGRSYATGKRKDAVARVWVKPGTGKVTVNGKEMKEYFARPVLQLIVNQPFGIAGVEGEFDVYATVVGGGLSGQAGAVKHGISKALQVYEPALRPALKAAGFLTRDSRVVERKKFGKRKARRSFQFSKR; encoded by the coding sequence ATGGCTGAAGAACTCAAATCCCTCGACGATCTGAAGTCGGCCGTATCGGGCGTTGAAACTGCTGGCGAAACCACTGTTTCGATCCACCGCGAGCCCGTCCGTGATGCGCAAGGCCGCTCCTACGCGACCGGCAAGCGTAAAGACGCAGTTGCACGCGTGTGGGTCAAGCCGGGCACCGGCAAGGTCACCGTGAACGGCAAAGAGATGAAGGAATACTTCGCTCGCCCCGTTCTGCAGCTGATCGTGAACCAGCCCTTCGGCATCGCAGGCGTGGAAGGCGAATTCGACGTCTACGCGACTGTTGTTGGCGGCGGTCTGTCGGGTCAAGCAGGTGCCGTGAAGCACGGTATCTCGAAAGCCCTTCAGGTATACGAACCCGCTCTACGCCCGGCGCTGAAAGCCGCAGGCTTCCTGACCCGCGACTCGCGCGTTGTTGAACGTAAGAAGTTCGGTAAGCGCAAAGCACGCCGTTCGTTCCAGTTCTCGAAGCGCTAA